The Kribbella sp. NBC_00662 nucleotide sequence TACGAACGACATGGTCGCGATCGGCGCGCTGGATGTCGCCCGGGCGCGCGGCCTTCGCGTGCCCGATGACCTTGCTGTGATGGGGTTCGACGACATCGAGGCAGCGGCGCTCATCTCGCCGTCGTTGACGACGATCGCGGGCGATCCGCGCGAGCAGGGTCGTGCGGTCGGGCGAGTCCTGCTGGGCAGGCTGGCGGGGACGGCCACCGCCAGCCTGCCGCAGCGCATTCTGTTCGCGCCTTCCGTCGTACCGCGGGAATCCGCTTAAGGGGCGGTCACCGAGGTGACCGTCGAGCCCGAGATATACGTCGGCCACACGCCGACTGTGACCGTGATCTGCCCGTTCGCGTTGGGGGTTTGCGTGCTGGTCAGGCCGTAGAGGCTCGTGACCTGGACGGGGCCGGTCGCGTTGACCGTCACCGTCGTGTTGGACCCGGACGCGGCCCAGATCGCGCGGAACGGCGTACCGTCGTTCGCCGCGTAGACCTGGTCGATCAGGCCGTTGCCAGGGTTCTCCTTGCCGAGGAACGTCGCGCCGCGGAGCTGACGTGCGGCGGTGGCGTAGGCGACGTACGACGGCTTGGGGGTGTACTTGCCGAGCGCGTCGGCCTCGTTGTGCACGAGTCCGAAGTTGTTCTCGGCCGCGGCCGGGTCGATGCCGTCGTTCTTGAAGTCGTACATGTAGAACCGGTCGACGTCGTGCCCGGGGACGTTGAGCATCTCGCGGGCCATGTACATCGCCTGAGTCGGTTCGTCGACCGGTACGGCGCTGCCGGAGCCGGTGTACCAGCCGGCCTCCGTGATCCAGATCGGCTTGTCCACACCGCCGTTGTACTGCCGGATCGTCGCCCGGACCTGATCGATCGCGGTGCCGAGGCTCTCCGGCGCATGCAGGAAGTTGTACGGGTGGATCGACACGACGTCGAGGTACTTCAACCCACCCAGCTGGCAGAACGTCTGGAACCAGGCCTGCTGCGTCACGTCGGTGTCACCACCGCCGACGATCGTGAGATCGGGATGGGTCGCCTTCACCTTCGTGTACGTCGCCTTGAGCAGCGCGAGGTAGCTGTCGGGTGTTTTGTTGGCGGGACCGGCCGCGTTGACGTCCCACTCGTTCCACACCGCCAGGTTGTGGACCTGCGGGTACTGGTTCGCCAGCGCGTTGGCGTAGTTGGCGAACGCGGTCCGGCCTGCGTCGGTGTACGGCGCATTGAAGAGCTGATCAGGGCAGTCGTACAGGCAGTTGCCGTAGTCGGCGACCATCAGCGGGTCGAGACCGTTGGACTGGAAGGACTGCAGATAGGTGGTGACCTTGGCCGGGAACGCGTAGGTGCCGGCCGTGGTCTCGGCCGCGGACCAGTACGCCTCATCTCTTGCTGTCCGAGCACCAGCCTGGCTTACCAGCGGGATCGCATCCGGCGCCCAGGAACCGGCGAAGTGCGTGCCGACTCCGTTGTACGTCGTGGGCGTGGTCGCCGCGACCGCATCGACGTTGACGGAGGCCGTCGTACCGCCGCCGATGATCAGGCTCTTGTCCAGCGTGAGCATGATCGCCTTGGCGGGACCGTGCCAGATGCCGTCGTCGGCGCCGCCGAAGTGCAGGTAGCCGGTGCCCCCGTTGAAGGTGGTGACATTGAGCTGTTGCCAGGCGGTGGACCCGGACAGCGTGAGGCGTTGCTGATGGACCTGGCCGGTCGAGTCGGTCAGCCGGAGGCCGATCGCTGACAACTGGCTGGTCTTCACCCACAGGCTGAGCGCGGTCAGGTTG carries:
- a CDS encoding glycosyl hydrolase, which translates into the protein MRRSLAIVLGVLLLCFGTIAPAHAATLALTPLTLGNVFTDGQQVKVGLSTDASSVTWSAADVNGTVVATGSQAAASTLQVSVTTRGWYKLTVQAGTLSAQTTFAILSPLSTAAVAGLTTNRVGDFENTAEGWTFYPGSEFPGATGSFALDTTDNHSGTSSGKLSGNFSAGGAYVSVNRTLPSVNASSVSFWAKSPNLSFLTFRITDSTGQVHQQRLTLSGATDWQPLSVTRFDGGKQYVHFGGANDGVWHGPAKGLEIVLDKGAITGATSSSVSLDDFTVNALSTKPTTPLGDYESAAEGWSFYPGSEFAGATGSLTYDTTNLQSGAQSAKLSGDFTGGGNYVAIQRNFVPINLTALSLWVKTSQLSAIGLRLTDSTGQVHQQRLTLSGSTAWQQLNVTTFNGGTGYLHFGGADDGIWHGPAKAIMLTLDKSLIIGGGTTASVNVDAVAATTPTTYNGVGTHFAGSWAPDAIPLVSQAGARTARDEAYWSAAETTAGTYAFPAKVTTYLQSFQSNGLDPLMVADYGNCLYDCPDQLFNAPYTDAGRTAFANYANALANQYPQVHNLAVWNEWDVNAAGPANKTPDSYLALLKATYTKVKATHPDLTIVGGGDTDVTQQAWFQTFCQLGGLKYLDVVSIHPYNFLHAPESLGTAIDQVRATIRQYNGGVDKPIWITEAGWYTGSGSAVPVDEPTQAMYMAREMLNVPGHDVDRFYMYDFKNDGIDPAAAENNFGLVHNEADALGKYTPKPSYVAYATAARQLRGATFLGKENPGNGLIDQVYAANDGTPFRAIWAASGSNTTVTVNATGPVQVTSLYGLTSTQTPNANGQITVTVGVWPTYISGSTVTSVTAP